One region of Malania oleifera isolate guangnan ecotype guangnan chromosome 6, ASM2987363v1, whole genome shotgun sequence genomic DNA includes:
- the LOC131158329 gene encoding heat shock factor-binding protein, with product MDGHDSEDPKQSTADMTVFVQNLLQQMQSRFQAMSDSIVTKIDEMGTRINELEQSINDLRAEMGAEGSPSPLGTSKSKPDEAKPDEGSA from the exons ATG GACGGTCATGATTCAGAAGATCCAAAACAGAGCACAGCTGATATGACAGTTTTT GTACAAAACCTTCTTCAGCAGATG CAATCCAGGTTCCAGGCGATGTCTGACTCCATTGTTACGAAGA TTGATGAGATGGGAACACGCATAAATGAGTTGGAGCAGAGCATCAATGACCTGAGGGCAGAGATGGGGGCAGAGGGTTCTCCATCCCCTTTGGGAACATCCAAGTCAAAACCAGATGAAGCAAAGCCAGATGAAGGTTCTGCATGA
- the LOC131158331 gene encoding multiprotein-bridging factor 1c, with the protein MPSRNPEAITQDWEPVVLHKPRPKGHNLRDPKTVNRALRTGAPVQTVKKSDGGTNKKAPAAAANSRKLDEGTEPAALDRVAPEVRQAIQRARAEKKMSQAQLAKLISERPQVVQEYENGKAVPSQAVLAKMEKALGVKLRGKIGK; encoded by the coding sequence ATGCCGAGCAGGAATCCGGAGGCGATAACGCAGGACTGGGAGCCGGTGGTTCTGCACAAGCCGAGGCCGAAAGGCCACAACCTCCGCGACCCAAAGACGGTGAACCGGGCGCTCCGTACCGGAGCGCCGGTCCAGACCGTGAAGAAGTCCGACGGCGGCACGAACAAGAAGGCGCCAGCGGCGGCGGCGAACTCGCGGAAACTGGACGAGGGGACGGAGCCGGCGGCGCTGGACAGGGTAGCGCCGGAGGTGAGGCAGGCGATACAGAGAGCGCGGGCGGAGAAGAAGATGAGCCAGGCGCAGCTGGCGAAACTGATCAGCGAGCGGCCTCAGGTGGTGCAGGAGTACGAGAACGGCAAGGCGGTGCCTAGCCAGGCGGTGCTGGCGAAGATGGAGAAGGCCCTCGGAGTGAAGCTCAGAGGCAAGATCGGCAAGTGA